CTGAATTAGCATTGGGATTAATGAAAACATTAATCATTACATTCTTTATTTTGATACTATTAGCGAAATCATCGTTTAAAATAATTTGTTTTATCTTAAAATTTTCTTTTAAACTAAATAAATTATTATAATGATCCTCATGCGTATGCGAAATGAAAACAATGTCAATTTTATTTATTCCTTCGTACCTTAAGAAATCACTAACTAAATCTGAACTTCTTTGTTTGCCTACTCCAGCATCAAATATAATAGTTATGTTATTCCATTTATTGTGATAAACAAAGCTATTTCCATTCCCTACATTTAGCATTGATAAATATTCGCTAGGCTTTAATAATCAAAGTAAGCCTCATGTGAGTACAAACAATGTTGTTCAAAATAATTTTATTTTAATTGTGACTAAATTAGTTGATAAGCTAATTGACATTATAAATCCTAATACTAAAAATAAAATGTTAAAACTTCCTATATTTCTAATTAAACTAAAACTATTAAATGCTGAAATTATTAATAGCAATACATTATATAAATTGTTTAATAGATTTTTATCAACAAAATATATAATTGGTGTTAATAGATAATAAATGCTTATTATAGGTGAAAGTAAAATAGCGTAAAAACTTGCTGTTACATTTAACTGATATGTAAAATAGATATTTAATATATTAAACAGAATATAAAAATATAAAAAAATTCAAATTTTGTTAACTTTCTTATTCATTAATGAACTAAAAAGAATAATTAAGTTAATATATCAGAAGCCTGAACTTGAAATAAAGTTTGGAAATAATAAAATTAATCAAATCATAACTATTAAATTTTTAAGTTCTTTTTTGTCTTTTAGCTTTTTAAAACTATTTAATATTTGGTTAAACAAAATTCTAGTCATAATTAATGGTCAACATGTAAGATAGTTTCATACAAATAAAATAAACATTAAAAATATTATTACTTTTTTACCTATTAATTTTTCCAATAATTTAAAAAATAATACTATATTTATTAAGTTAAAATTCATTAAAAACTTCAAACCTAAATTATTAAGATTAGAAATCAGTAAGTCAGATGAATCTTGTTTATTAAGAAAAAGAATATTTATCAATGCGTGGGCATTATTAAGTTTAAAAAGTTTATAAAATACAACTCTTATATTAAAATTATTTAATTGTTCTATGTTTGATACTTTTAATTGATACCTAACATAATCCTTCATTAAATAATCTTTAAAGTCAAATTGATAATAATTAGCTGTCGAATTTATTTCAGAAACATTACCTGTAATTTTTACTTTCATTCCAACAACATAGTTATTTTGTGTTGCTTGAACATAGAATTTGGAGTTTTTAATTTTCACAATAATATAATTAGTTTTACATTTTATTACTCGTCCTTGTTCTTCTATTACTTGATCTTGCTGAAAAGTATTTGAATTTCAGTACAAGTAAATTAAAAGTAAAAATAAAGCACTAATTATTCAAAAAGCTATAAATGCTTTTTTATACTTTTCTTGTGTATAAATAAAATAGATTAATAACAATATTGTTAATAATAAGTAAATTACTTCTTTTGAATATATAAAATTATAAATAGTCACAAGTGAAACCAAGAAAGCAAAATATGATATTGGTTTAAAATGTAATCAACTTAATAATCCCTTTTTCATATAAAAATTTGTCGTTTTTAGATTCACAGAATGATTTCACCTCACTTTCAATAATAGAAGAAGGTTTTGACTGGTTCAAAATTAGAAACAATTCAGTATTTTCAACATGACTTAAATTGAAAACTAAAAGATCATTTATTTTTAAATTAGTGTAATTTATTTTTTCCACATAATTTTCTTTTATATCAAGAATTATATAATCTGTATTGAGTTGAATTTTAATGGGTTCAAATCAATTTAAATTACTATTAATATCTTGAAATTCCTTTCAATAGTTTTTATATTTATTTTTAGGTAATTTTTTAGGATATTTAAAGTCATCAATTGTTGTTTTAAATTCATATCTCATTTCAAATACAAACATTTCTTTTTTACTTAAGTTATCAAAACTAAAAATACTTGTTATAAAAACAAGAATTAAAATTACAATTGTAGCTAATATGTACTTAGTCTTTTTCATACTAGTTATTAATGAAAAAATAAAAAAAAATCTACCTAAGTAGATTAATTATTGAATTATTTATTTACTTTATTTAGAATTTCTTCAATTCTATTAGCATTTTCTAAACTTGTATCATATTCAAAAAATAAATCTGGAACAGTTCTTGTATTTAGTTTATGTGCTAATTTCATACGAATTGTTTTTTTGTTGTCTTCTAATTCACTTGCTATTAATTCTTTTGTTATTTCTTTGTTTAATGGTAAGAATGATCAATAAATTTTAGCTATTTCACTATCATTTGTTAATCTTACTTCAGCGATTGAAAGAGCTCTTAAAATGTCATTTTTCATTTCTCTTTCAATAATGATTGTAAGTTCTCTTAAGATTGTAGCTTCTTTTCTACCTTTAATTTTGTGATTTGCCATAAATCCACCTCGAGTTCTATACTATTATTATAATATTTTTTTAAGTATTTCCAAAATTTCTTTTCCTGCAATTTTAATAAAATCATTAAATTGGACATTATTTGCATCTTTTTTTCCAATAATATCACTTACAATTTTAATTACACTAAATTCCTTTTTAAATAAATAAGCAGTTTGAGCATAGGCAAAACATTCCATATCTAAAATGCTAATTTCATCATCAATCTTTTTTACTAAAGAATTTACTTGATCAATCGAGTGAATAAATATATCAGATGATGCAATATTCTTAATTTTTGCAGAATCAATTTTATTCATTATTTTTTCTTTATTTGTTTCATAGTATTTTGGCATTCTTGGAACTTGTCCATATGCATAACCAAAAACTGTTGCATCAGCAACACTATTATAAACTTTATCAACAAGTATAATATCACCTTGTTTTAAACTCTTATCACAACCACCACTAGTTCCAATATTAATTATTGAATCAATTTCATATTTAGTTAAAATATATGCTAATTGAGCTGCTGAATTAATTAATCCAACACCTGTTATACAAAACATAATTTCTTCATTTTTATAAATAACAAATTTTTCTTCATCAATTTTTTTTAAATTATAAAACGCTATTGAATCTTGTAATTCCTCATGCATAGCTCCAATTATTAATTTCATTAATTATCTCCTTTTACGTAAAAGTTATATGTTTTTAAAAGCTTATCTCCAATAGCTTCAATTCCATGAGTTTTAATTGCTACATCATATTGATTTATTAATAATTTAATAAATCCTGTTTTTAAATCTTTAAAACATTCTTCACGAAAATATTGAACATCTTCATAATCACGTTCAACACTAATTTTGTCTGCACAAAAAACTATCATATCTAATGTTGTCATTTCTTCACAGCCAACTGTATGGTTATAAACTGCATTAATAATTTCTTCATCATTAATTAATCAATCATATTTTAAATGAAATGCTCCAGTGTATGAATGTCAAACTGGTTTTGGTTCACCAAGTAAAGCTTTTTCATACTTAGTTAAGTATGCAATTTGTTTTTCTTCTGATCATCTCTTTGTTATATCATGCAATGTTCCAGCAACTTTTGCTTTTTGTGGGTCAATATTGTTTAATTCAGCTAATTTAGCAGCCATTTCTCCAACGTTTAAACAATGTTGATATCTTTCCTTATCCATAAATGGTTTCATTCTTATATCAAGATATAACAAGTGATAATTAATATAGTCATTAACACTTGGAGTTAATAATTTTAAATCTTCAAGTTCTCTGATTTTAGTTGAACTTAAATAATTATTCTCAAAATGATAAATTGGCAGATTGTATTTTTGTGCAACCTCTTTTTTGTAATCATTACTTCTTTCAAAAACAATAAAATTAACCAAGCTAATTAATTCATCAAAATTATTTCATTCTTCTAAACGATTTAAATTATCAGAACCTATTACAAAAGAAAAATCATAGTAAGGATACATTTTTTTAAAATGAGAAACAGTTTCATAAGTTGTTGTTACTCTTTGATTATTCATTTCAAATTGATCAATTTTAATGTAATTTTCATTTTTAAAAATTAAATTAAGTAAATTAAGTCTTTCTTCGTTTGATGTTTTAGTTGAAGATTTAAATGGATTCAAGAAAGTTGGGATTATTCAAACCTCCTCAAAACCTAATTTATCATGACATGCTTTAGCCATATTAAAATGGTCAGTATGAACAGGATCAAAACTACCACCAAAAAGTGCTATTTTTTTATTATTTTTCATCTTTTCATCTTTCACTCATAATGTAATCTTTACCTTTTTGAACTTCGGTTTTACTTAAAGCTGGATAATCTCATTGTCTTAAAATTTCATACGTTACAATTCCAACAGTATTAGCTACATTAATGCTTCTTGTTTGAGGTGACATTGGCAGTCTAAAAGTGTTTTGATAATTATCTTTTATTATTTGTTTTGGAATCCCTGTTGATTCTTTACCAAACATTACAAAAACAGGTTTTTCATAAGAATTAAAATCAAAATCACTATGAGGTTTTTCTCCGTATCTTGAAATACAGAATAAATCAATACTTGGATTTTTTTCACAAAAATCTTCTCAGTCATCGTATAACTCATATTCAACTAAATCAAAAGTACCTGCACTTGCACGATTCAATTCTTCCTTTTTGAATATAAAACCTAATGGTTCAATAATATGTAGTTTAGCATTAGTAGCAACACATGTTCTAATGATAGCTGCAACATTTTGAGCTATTTCTGGTTCGTATAAAACTATATTAACTTGTCTTTCCATTATTTAATTTCCTTTTCAATTATTTTCTTAATATCATTTAATGCATATGCTCTTGCAGAACAATTTATTTTTTCATCTTCAGTTAATTCAGCACAATAAACATTAAATGGTTCTGGTTTAAAAATATAGTCATAACCAAAAGTATGATCTGACACTTTTAATTCTTCTCCCATAACACCTTTTGTAACACCTAAGGCTTCAAAACTTTCATTTTGATTATAATTACAAATTACAATTGCAGTTTGCATGCTCATATTTTTGTTATCTGAATTTTCTGTTTTTTTCATTATCATTTTACATATATCTTTAAAATCAGTTACTGGATATGCTCATCTTCTTGAATAAACTCCAGGAAAACCATCAAGCGCATCAAAAAAATAACCAGTATCATCTCCAATAGCTCAGCCATTAATATATTTTGAAAGTGCTTCAGCTTTAATTTTTGCGTTTTCTAATAAAGTTTCACCATTTTCTTCTGGTTCAACATATTCTGGTAAGTCTTTAACACTTTTTATTTCATAACCAGGTAGTAACATTTTAAATTCTTTGATTTTACCCTCATTATTGGTAGCTATTCATAATTCTTTTTTATTCATGACTGCCTTTCTGAGATAATTTGATAATATATATTATATATTTTAGAGGTTTAGGTATAAAAATGAAAGCAGTTCACGGTTTAAGTAATAAAATATTTGTTAAAGAAAAAGTTTTAATTAAAGAATCTTATCCATATGTTGATAAATACCTTGATAGAATTAATGAAATTAAGGTTTATGAGCAATTAAATTATTTAAAAAATGATTTTATAATTATACCTTTTGAATGAAAAAAGAATAAAGCACAATTGATCTCTAAAACTGAATTTTTTGATAATGCTATAACTCTTCATGAAACAGATATATGTGTCAATAAGATGAAATCAATAATTAAAATAATTAGTAAAATTCATAATTTAGAATTGGTTGATATAAAGACATTTGATCCTAAAGAATTTTTAAATTTTTTTACTAAAAATACAAAAGAATGTTTGTATGATTTAACTTTTATAAAAGAGCAAGTGAATTTAATAATAGATAATTATTGAAGTGATAACTCTAAACCAGTTTTTTCACACAATGACTTAGTAAAAGGGAATTTTATTAATTTTAAAAAAGGGTGAAAAGTAATTGATTTTGAATATGCAATGTATAATCACTATTTATTTGATTACGCTAGTTTTGTAAGTGAATCTTTAAATAAAAAAAGATGAAATGTATTTTTAAATTTATTAAATTTATCTCAAACAGAATTAAGTAAAATAACTGATTTAATTTTATATCAAAATTACTTATGAATTTATTGAGCAAGTTATATGTTTGAACAAACTAACGATCAAATTTTTAAAGATATAGCCAAAGAAAAATTTGAAAATATAAAGTAAAATCTTAGCATTTAGCTAAGATTTTTTTATATTTCTGATTTATAAAATTTATTGTTGTCCAAAGAGATATATTTAAATATTTTGAAACAAAATCATGAGGATAAATTATTAAAAAAGCAAATACTTCTGCAATAAGTCATGTAATTAAGGCTATACAGAAATTTAATTCATATAAAGCTAAACTATTTGAGTTTTTAAAAACTTTACTTCAAACCAATTGGTTCATTGCGATCTCAAAAACAAAGTGAAATAAATAAACTGGCAATAAGGTCTTAGCAATCAAATTAGTAAACTTATTCTCTTCAATATAGACATTTGTAATCAAAATAAATGCAAATATGCTAAATATAACAGGGAAAGGTGTCATTGGCGAATCAAATCCTAATAGTTTAGAAATATTAAGATCTATTCAAAATTGCATTATCTTAAAAATAAAAGGCAATACAACAAACATACAACAAACAATTATTGAAGCTTTTATAACTCTTTTATTTTTCATCTGCTCTTTTAGAAAAAAAGTCATCCATATGCCTATCAAATAAACAGACAAAAAACCTATTATCGTTCCAGCATTAAATAGCTCATCATTGTTTGCTTTTATAAAAGCAAATCTAATACCTAAAAGAAATATAATTCCTACTAAACTAACAATTTTATTAGCACTTTTTATACCCTGAACTAATATAGGAGAAATTGATTTGATAATCAGAAAAGATCATAAATATCATCAGTCTCTTCCTCCAAAAGTCAATGTTGTACTGATACTAATATCAACATTTAAACCAGAAACAAAAATAATAACCAAAATAACACATATAGCTCAATATAAAAAAGTGTCTATCCCAAATTTAAAAAAACTTCTTAAATCTTGCTTAGATGAAATAGTTGCAAAATAAGCAGAAATTAAAATAAAAATAGGAACTGGGGAAGCAATTATTACTGAAAAAGAGCTAAAAAATCAACTATCAAATTGACTAAAATTTTCATTGAAAATCGTTCTTTGATGCAAGTATTGATGATATATAACAACAAATAAGGATAAAAATATTTTAATTATATCCAATCCTGAATTTCTTTTTTTCATTATAGTCCCTTTTAAAATATTTAATAACTATATTTAAAACCAAAAGAATTAAAAAAACAAGTCGTAAATTTTAGTCAAAAATGTATTTTAAAACAAAATCATAGTTTTAAACTATGACTTTTTATTTACTATTTTATTAACTATAACTATAGATAAATAAGAACATATGATAATTCACATTCAAGTAAATGTTGTATCAGTAAGTCAGTGACTTCCATTAATTAAAAATGATATTACTAGAAATAATTGGTGCACAAAGAATAAATAAATTCCAATTATTTTTCCTTTTGATAAATTATTGAGATTTTTAAAATCAATTATAAAAATAAATGCAAATCCACACATTCCCATTTGAGCCATGTGTCCTGATGGGAAAGCATTAGCATTAAATAATTTTTCAATAGATCATTCTATTTTATTTGGATTACCAATTAATCCATTAAAAATTCATCAAGGCTGAAAACCATCAGGTGATTTAATTCAATCTGGATTAAATTTTAATGTAATTCCATATTTTTCTTGGAACATGTTTACTCTTTCTTTTAAAACAACTTCGATCGAGTTATAGTAATCTCTTCCCATTAATATTTTTAATGATCCTACTATGGCATACGCTAAAAAGAAGAAAACAATTACTTGAATACATTTAATTCAGTATTTATTTTCATAAAAAAATGGTTTTTTAAATCAAACTAATTTTGCATATAATAGTACGCTTAATAATATAGCGAATTGTAAAATAGCTATGATAACTAACAATATTCTAAAATCTTTTGCACTAATAAATTTTTTAATGTCAAATTCCAATATATTTCCATCAATAGTTTCAACTGTTTTATTAAATTTTCATGAGCTATCTACTTTTAAAAGCATAAAAATAAATCATGCAATCAATATCAGAACAAAAAAGATTCAAGATCAAAAGTCCTTATCTAATCCCTTTTTCTTATTTAAATTTATTAAAATATATTCTATTATAATGAAAGCTGTCAATGCAAAAACAATGTATAAATCTGTGTAACCTGATTGTAAATAATAAATTGAAAGATATTTTATAAAATCAATTTTTAATAACTGGCCAAATATTTGCATTATTTCATAATCGTAAAATGATGAAAATATAAAAAAGAATAAGTTAAGTAAAAAAATACCTATCAAAGGATAAATAATAAATTTATTTAGTTTATTTTTTTCCTTTAAAAATTGCATATCTTTATATTCCTTAAGCTTGTTAAGATTTATTGTAGACAAAAAAAACACTTTTTCAATCAAAAAAGTGTTTTGCCGTTTTACGAGAACAAACTTGTTGCACCAATAGCAGACGATATTAGTATTCAAAATGGTATTGTAATTATACTTGTTAAAATTGTCAAAGTACCTACATGAGAGGCGATTTTTGGTTCTTTATTGTAAATAATTGCATATCCTACAATTGTGTTGGCTGTTGGTGAAGCTATGATTGCTACACATAATACAAATGCTAGTGAAGTTATACCTTTTCCAGTAGTTATTTTCAGTAATAAGCTAAATATAATAAATAATCCAACGCAAAATAACGGTGTAATTATATTTTTTACAAAAGTTGCTCATCAAACTAAACATGATTGGAAAGATTCTTTGATTTGACTCTTTGCTAAAACTGCTCCCATTGAAAATCATGCAAGTGGACTAGCTAATGGAGCTAATATACCTAATACTTGATTTAAACCTGGAATAAATTTATCTATTCTACTTATTGAATAATATGTATTATTTATGTGAATTACTTTAACACCTGGAATTAATTGAAATAATCATAAAAATATTCCTATAAATGTAGCTATTATAACTGGGTTTTTAAAAACTTTAAGCATGCTCATAAATGAAAACTTTTGTTTTTCAGCTAACAAACTATTTTGTACTTCGTTTTCATCATATCTTTTCTTTTTCATTATATTATCCGCTGCTGAATACATGAAAATTCAAAATCCAATTAAAAATAATGATGAATATAAATCTATTGACTGTTGCTGATCAGCTGGAGATATTGCTTTTATAATCATTACACCAAAATAAACTGCTGATGAAAAAGCAACACTCATTCCTAAAGTATCTTGTATTGATTTTGTCTTACCTATGAAAAAATATTTGGAACCAAAAGTTAAACTTGTATAAAATATCAAACCTAAAATTGCTACAAAAATAGATTCTCAAATATAATCAGTATTTATATCAATTAAAAAACTTTTAAGTGCTAATGCAGGCAATGCCGCATATAAAATTATCTTCACAACAACTTTTTCTCAATCAGCAAAAATGAGTTTTTTTCTTTGAAATATGAAGCCTATAAAAATAATAAACGATGCTGCTATTAGAATGCTTCAAAAATTAAAATTTGATAATACATCTATCATAGCTTTTATTGAACTACTATAAAACATTTTTTTCTCCAAAACTATATTTATAACAATTATAAAGTATTAATAATTTGATAAGTTACATAAATATAAAAAAATGAACCTTTAGTTCACTTTGATTAAAATTTAAGTTTTACTAATTCTCTTGTTGCTGAAGTTAGCATTCTGTAACCGTCTTTTAAAACTAAAATATCATCTTCAATTCTAACTCCACCTAAACCTGGAATGTAAATTCCTGGTTCAATTGTTAAAGTCATGT
The Mesoplasma entomophilum DNA segment above includes these coding regions:
- a CDS encoding ComEC/Rec2 family competence protein, which gives rise to MKKGLLSWLHFKPISYFAFLVSLVTIYNFIYSKEVIYLLLTILLLIYFIYTQEKYKKAFIAFWIISALFLLLIYLYWNSNTFQQDQVIEEQGRVIKCKTNYIIVKIKNSKFYVQATQNNYVVGMKVKITGNVSEINSTANYYQFDFKDYLMKDYVRYQLKVSNIEQLNNFNIRVVFYKLFKLNNAHALINILFLNKQDSSDLLISNLNNLGLKFLMNFNLINIVLFFKLLEKLIGKKVIIFLMFILFVWNYLTCWPLIMTRILFNQILNSFKKLKDKKELKNLIVMIWLILLFPNFISSSGFWYINLIILFSSLMNKKVNKIWIFLYFYILFNILNIYFTYQLNVTASFYAILLSPIISIYYLLTPIIYFVDKNLLNNLYNVLLLIISAFNSFSLIRNIGSFNILFLVLGFIMSISLSTNLVTIKIKLFWTTLFVLTWGLLWLLKPSEYLSMLNVGNGNSFVYHNKWNNITIIFDAGVGKQRSSDLVSDFLRYEGINKIDIVFISHTHEDHYNNLFSLKENFKIKQIILNDDFANSIKIKNVMINVFINPNANSENNKSLVLIVDVGNIRSVFMGDAEKETENHLINRIDFLYILNLRKVNILQIGHHGSKTSSSVEFINLINPDIALISGENEGGNKKFPHQETINTLKRLKINYYITNGNNNFFVMFKNLKVVKK
- the rbfA gene encoding 30S ribosome-binding factor RbfA; the protein is MANHKIKGRKEATILRELTIIIEREMKNDILRALSIAEVRLTNDSEIAKIYWSFLPLNKEITKELIASELEDNKKTIRMKLAHKLNTRTVPDLFFEYDTSLENANRIEEILNKVNK
- the mtnN gene encoding 5'-methylthioadenosine/S-adenosylhomocysteine nucleosidase; amino-acid sequence: MKLIIGAMHEELQDSIAFYNLKKIDEEKFVIYKNEEIMFCITGVGLINSAAQLAYILTKYEIDSIINIGTSGGCDKSLKQGDIILVDKVYNSVADATVFGYAYGQVPRMPKYYETNKEKIMNKIDSAKIKNIASSDIFIHSIDQVNSLVKKIDDEISILDMECFAYAQTAYLFKKEFSVIKIVSDIIGKKDANNVQFNDFIKIAGKEILEILKKIL
- a CDS encoding nicotinate-nucleotide adenylyltransferase; translation: MKNNKKIALFGGSFDPVHTDHFNMAKACHDKLGFEEVWIIPTFLNPFKSSTKTSNEERLNLLNLIFKNENYIKIDQFEMNNQRVTTTYETVSHFKKMYPYYDFSFVIGSDNLNRLEEWNNFDELISLVNFIVFERSNDYKKEVAQKYNLPIYHFENNYLSSTKIRELEDLKLLTPSVNDYINYHLLYLDIRMKPFMDKERYQHCLNVGEMAAKLAELNNIDPQKAKVAGTLHDITKRWSEEKQIAYLTKYEKALLGEPKPVWHSYTGAFHLKYDWLINDEEIINAVYNHTVGCEEMTTLDMIVFCADKISVERDYEDVQYFREECFKDLKTGFIKLLINQYDVAIKTHGIEAIGDKLLKTYNFYVKGDN
- a CDS encoding tRNA (cytidine(34)-2'-O)-methyltransferase → MMERQVNIVLYEPEIAQNVAAIIRTCVATNAKLHIIEPLGFIFKKEELNRASAGTFDLVEYELYDDWEDFCEKNPSIDLFCISRYGEKPHSDFDFNSYEKPVFVMFGKESTGIPKQIIKDNYQNTFRLPMSPQTRSINVANTVGIVTYEILRQWDYPALSKTEVQKGKDYIMSERWKDEK
- a CDS encoding non-canonical purine NTP pyrophosphatase is translated as MNKKELWIATNNEGKIKEFKMLLPGYEIKSVKDLPEYVEPEENGETLLENAKIKAEALSKYINGWAIGDDTGYFFDALDGFPGVYSRRWAYPVTDFKDICKMIMKKTENSDNKNMSMQTAIVICNYNQNESFEALGVTKGVMGEELKVSDHTFGYDYIFKPEPFNVYCAELTEDEKINCSARAYALNDIKKIIEKEIK
- a CDS encoding phosphotransferase family protein, with amino-acid sequence MKAVHGLSNKIFVKEKVLIKESYPYVDKYLDRINEIKVYEQLNYLKNDFIIIPFEWKKNKAQLISKTEFFDNAITLHETDICVNKMKSIIKIISKIHNLELVDIKTFDPKEFLNFFTKNTKECLYDLTFIKEQVNLIIDNYWSDNSKPVFSHNDLVKGNFINFKKGWKVIDFEYAMYNHYLFDYASFVSESLNKKRWNVFLNLLNLSQTELSKITDLILYQNYLWIYWASYMFEQTNDQIFKDIAKEKFENIK
- a CDS encoding acyltransferase family protein, translating into MKKRNSGLDIIKIFLSLFVVIYHQYLHQRTIFNENFSQFDSWFFSSFSVIIASPVPIFILISAYFATISSKQDLRSFFKFGIDTFLYWAICVILVIIFVSGLNVDISISTTLTFGGRDWWYLWSFLIIKSISPILVQGIKSANKIVSLVGIIFLLGIRFAFIKANNDELFNAGTIIGFLSVYLIGIWMTFFLKEQMKNKRVIKASIIVCCMFVVLPFIFKIMQFWIDLNISKLLGFDSPMTPFPVIFSIFAFILITNVYIEENKFTNLIAKTLLPVYLFHFVFEIAMNQLVWSKVFKNSNSLALYELNFCIALITWLIAEVFAFLIIYPHDFVSKYLNISLWTTINFINQKYKKILAKC
- a CDS encoding phosphatase PAP2 family protein produces the protein MQFLKEKNKLNKFIIYPLIGIFLLNLFFFIFSSFYDYEIMQIFGQLLKIDFIKYLSIYYLQSGYTDLYIVFALTAFIIIEYILINLNKKKGLDKDFWSWIFFVLILIAWFIFMLLKVDSSWKFNKTVETIDGNILEFDIKKFISAKDFRILLVIIAILQFAILLSVLLYAKLVWFKKPFFYENKYWIKCIQVIVFFFLAYAIVGSLKILMGRDYYNSIEVVLKERVNMFQEKYGITLKFNPDWIKSPDGFQPWWIFNGLIGNPNKIEWSIEKLFNANAFPSGHMAQMGMCGFAFIFIIDFKNLNNLSKGKIIGIYLFFVHQLFLVISFLINGSHWLTDTTFTWMWIIICSYLSIVIVNKIVNKKS
- a CDS encoding AEC family transporter; translation: MFYSSSIKAMIDVLSNFNFWSILIAASFIIFIGFIFQRKKLIFADWEKVVVKIILYAALPALALKSFLIDINTDYIWESIFVAILGLIFYTSLTFGSKYFFIGKTKSIQDTLGMSVAFSSAVYFGVMIIKAISPADQQQSIDLYSSLFLIGFWIFMYSAADNIMKKKRYDENEVQNSLLAEKQKFSFMSMLKVFKNPVIIATFIGIFLWLFQLIPGVKVIHINNTYYSISRIDKFIPGLNQVLGILAPLASPLAWFSMGAVLAKSQIKESFQSCLVWWATFVKNIITPLFCVGLFIIFSLLLKITTGKGITSLAFVLCVAIIASPTANTIVGYAIIYNKEPKIASHVGTLTILTSIITIPFWILISSAIGATSLFS